Proteins encoded together in one Pseudoxanthobacter soli DSM 19599 window:
- a CDS encoding DHA2 family efflux MFS transporter permease subunit, with protein MSTGSNAISRKPQAGAGSAAPAADADRIDPRRLIAFMSMAVGMFMALLDIQVVSASLSEIQAGLSASTDEMSWVQTAYLIAEVVMIPLSGYLAQAISTRWLFAISAGGFTITSLFCGLSSGINEMIFWRALQGFLGGAMIPSVFSAAYSIFPRSKQGIIAPIVGLIATLAPTIGPTVGGYLTEWQSWHWLFFINILPGIFVTVAAIALIDFDEPDLSLLAKFDWFGLAALALFLCSLEYVLEEGARNDWFEDESIRIFAVATVIGGILFFWRALTRDVPIVNMSAFKDRNFAVGCLFTFTLGIGLYGLTYIYPLFLGHVRGYNSLEIGQTMFLSGACMFVTAPIAGRLAQRVDPRIMMSAGFVGFAIGCWIMTKVTADWDFWELAWPQVFRGVSLMFCMIPINNVALGTLPPNRLKSASGLFNLMRNLGGAVGLAAINTFINNRWDLHIERLHEALDQSNAVANDWLADMTQRFSDQGTEAATMALRQLATVARGQAYVMALADIFVLLAVTFMLLIPLAPLLRRPRAGGGGGGAH; from the coding sequence ATGAGCACGGGCAGCAACGCCATTTCCCGCAAGCCGCAGGCGGGGGCCGGATCGGCCGCGCCCGCGGCAGATGCGGATCGCATCGATCCGCGCCGCCTGATCGCCTTCATGTCGATGGCGGTGGGCATGTTCATGGCGCTGCTCGACATCCAGGTCGTGTCGGCTTCACTTTCGGAGATCCAGGCGGGTCTCTCGGCTTCGACGGATGAGATGTCGTGGGTTCAGACCGCCTATCTCATCGCTGAAGTCGTGATGATCCCGCTGTCCGGCTATCTTGCCCAGGCGATATCGACGCGCTGGCTCTTTGCGATTTCCGCGGGCGGTTTCACCATCACCAGCCTGTTCTGCGGCCTATCCAGCGGCATCAACGAGATGATCTTCTGGCGCGCGCTGCAAGGCTTCCTGGGTGGCGCGATGATCCCGAGCGTGTTCTCGGCCGCCTATTCGATCTTCCCGCGTTCCAAGCAGGGCATCATTGCCCCGATCGTCGGCCTGATCGCGACGCTGGCGCCGACCATCGGGCCGACGGTCGGCGGATATCTGACCGAGTGGCAATCCTGGCACTGGCTGTTCTTCATCAACATCCTGCCCGGCATTTTCGTCACCGTCGCGGCGATCGCGCTGATCGACTTCGACGAGCCGGACTTGAGCCTGCTCGCCAAGTTCGACTGGTTCGGCCTCGCGGCGTTGGCGCTGTTCCTGTGCAGCCTCGAATATGTGCTGGAGGAAGGCGCCCGCAACGACTGGTTCGAGGATGAGTCGATTCGCATCTTCGCGGTCGCCACGGTGATCGGGGGAATCTTGTTCTTCTGGCGCGCGCTGACGCGGGACGTGCCGATCGTGAACATGAGCGCGTTCAAGGACCGGAATTTCGCGGTCGGCTGCCTGTTCACCTTCACCCTCGGGATCGGGCTCTACGGGCTGACCTATATCTACCCGCTGTTTCTCGGCCACGTGCGCGGCTACAACTCGCTGGAGATCGGGCAGACGATGTTCCTGTCCGGCGCCTGCATGTTCGTCACCGCGCCGATCGCGGGACGGCTGGCGCAGCGAGTCGACCCGCGAATCATGATGTCCGCCGGGTTCGTCGGCTTCGCCATCGGCTGTTGGATCATGACGAAGGTGACCGCTGACTGGGATTTCTGGGAGCTCGCCTGGCCCCAGGTGTTCCGTGGCGTTTCGCTGATGTTCTGCATGATTCCCATCAACAACGTCGCGCTTGGCACGCTCCCGCCGAACCGTCTGAAATCGGCCTCCGGCCTGTTCAACCTGATGCGCAATCTGGGCGGTGCCGTCGGCCTCGCCGCCATCAACACTTTCATCAACAATCGCTGGGATCTGCATATCGAACGCCTGCACGAGGCCCTCGATCAGAGCAACGCGGTCGCGAACGACTGGCTCGCGGACATGACGCAGCGCTTCTCGGATCAAGGGACCGAGGCGGCCACGATGGCGCTGCGCCAGCTCGCAACGGTCGCACGCGGCCAAGCTTACGTGATGGCGCTCGCCGACATCTTCGTGCTGCTGGCGGTCACGTTCATGCTGCTGATCCCCTTGGCGCCTTTGCTGCGTCGCCCCCGCGCCGGAGGTGGAGGCGGCGGCGCGCATTGA
- a CDS encoding YaiI/YqxD family protein, with translation MIYVDADACPVKDEVLRVAARRGLKVAMVANRWFRLESDPLVERVIVPEGPDVADDWIAERAVSGDVVITADIPLAARVVSAGALALGPTGRLFTADNMGMALAVRDLGTQLREADPLSLQTGGGPRPFSPADRSRFLQALESAVRRAERLASSSQ, from the coding sequence ATGATCTATGTCGACGCCGATGCCTGCCCGGTGAAGGATGAAGTTCTGCGCGTCGCCGCCCGCCGCGGCCTTAAAGTCGCGATGGTCGCGAATCGATGGTTCCGGCTGGAGAGCGACCCGCTCGTGGAGCGGGTGATCGTGCCTGAAGGCCCAGACGTGGCAGATGACTGGATCGCCGAGAGGGCGGTCTCCGGCGATGTGGTGATCACAGCCGATATTCCGCTTGCGGCGCGGGTGGTGTCCGCCGGGGCTCTCGCCCTCGGGCCCACGGGCCGTCTGTTCACGGCAGACAATATGGGGATGGCGCTCGCGGTGCGCGATCTCGGCACCCAGCTGCGCGAAGCCGATCCGCTGAGCCTTCAGACCGGAGGAGGACCACGCCCGTTCAGTCCTGCCGACCGCTCCCGCTTTCTGCAGGCGCTGGAGAGCGCGGTCCGCCGCGCCGAACGCCTGGCTTCAAGTTCCCAGTGA
- a CDS encoding DHA2 family efflux MFS transporter permease subunit produces MSASTSAAVAGSDRVPNRAIITVCAMVATLMQALDSTIANVALPYMQGSMSATADQITWVLTSYIVAAAIMTGPVGWLSTRFGRKNFFIVCLIGFTVASMLCGIAQSLVEMVAFRLLQGVFGAALVPLSQATMLDIYPPEQRGSAMAIWGMGVMVGPILGPTLGGYLTEVYNWRWVFYVNLPFGLLATLGLMAFMPADEKNPGLRFDWTGFACLSLGIGALQMMLDRGEQIDWFSSREIIVETVLAGLGLYLFVVHMATAEKPFINPRVFRDRNVVGGLLLMFAIGMVLLASSALLAPYLQRLGGYPVETAGLLMAPRGVGTMAAMMIAGRLASRMDPRLLMLFGIGLIAYSMYAMTGWTPDVSAMELSIISIIQGLGLGFVFIPLQVVAFATLDSSLRTEAAALLSLVRNVGSAIGISVTSFLLSRNTQVMHSDLVNYVTPFNRSLTSGEWAQAMPLNTTTGLSALNEMVTTQASIIAYVDDFKFMLWICLPTALLLLLLRRPKAAGQPASAEHAVLD; encoded by the coding sequence ATGAGCGCATCGACATCCGCGGCGGTCGCGGGCTCCGACCGCGTTCCGAACCGGGCGATCATCACCGTTTGCGCGATGGTCGCGACCCTCATGCAGGCCCTCGATTCGACGATCGCCAATGTTGCGCTGCCTTATATGCAGGGCTCGATGTCGGCGACGGCGGACCAGATCACCTGGGTGCTGACGTCCTATATCGTCGCGGCGGCGATCATGACCGGCCCGGTGGGCTGGCTGTCGACCCGGTTCGGCCGAAAGAATTTCTTCATCGTCTGCCTGATCGGCTTCACCGTCGCCTCGATGCTGTGCGGCATCGCGCAGTCGCTGGTGGAGATGGTGGCGTTCCGCCTGCTTCAGGGTGTGTTCGGCGCCGCCCTGGTGCCGCTCTCCCAGGCAACCATGCTCGATATCTACCCGCCCGAGCAGCGGGGCTCGGCGATGGCGATCTGGGGTATGGGCGTGATGGTCGGGCCGATTCTGGGCCCCACCCTCGGCGGCTACCTGACAGAGGTCTACAACTGGCGCTGGGTGTTCTACGTCAATCTGCCGTTCGGCCTTCTCGCGACGCTCGGCCTGATGGCGTTCATGCCGGCAGACGAGAAGAATCCCGGCCTTCGGTTCGACTGGACGGGCTTCGCCTGCCTCAGCCTCGGCATCGGGGCGCTGCAGATGATGCTGGATCGCGGTGAACAGATCGACTGGTTCTCATCGCGGGAAATCATCGTCGAGACGGTGCTGGCCGGGCTTGGCCTTTACCTGTTCGTGGTCCACATGGCGACCGCGGAAAAGCCGTTCATCAATCCGCGTGTGTTCCGCGACCGCAACGTCGTCGGCGGCCTCCTGTTGATGTTCGCCATCGGCATGGTGCTGCTGGCGAGTTCGGCGCTGCTCGCGCCCTACCTGCAGCGGCTTGGCGGCTACCCGGTCGAGACGGCCGGCTTGCTGATGGCGCCGCGGGGCGTCGGCACCATGGCGGCGATGATGATTGCGGGCCGGCTTGCGTCGCGGATGGATCCGCGGCTGCTGATGCTGTTCGGCATCGGCCTGATCGCCTACTCGATGTACGCCATGACCGGCTGGACGCCGGACGTCAGCGCGATGGAGCTTTCCATCATCAGCATCATCCAGGGCCTGGGGCTCGGCTTTGTGTTCATTCCGTTGCAGGTCGTCGCCTTCGCGACGCTCGATTCGTCCCTGCGCACCGAGGCCGCGGCATTGCTGAGCCTGGTGCGCAATGTCGGCAGCGCGATCGGTATCTCCGTCACGTCCTTCCTGCTGTCCCGCAACACGCAGGTCATGCATTCCGACCTCGTGAATTATGTCACGCCCTTCAATCGCTCGCTCACGAGCGGGGAGTGGGCGCAGGCAATGCCGCTTAACACCACCACCGGTCTGTCGGCTCTGAACGAGATGGTCACCACCCAAGCGTCTATCATCGCCTATGTGGATGACTTCAAGTTCATGCTCTGGATCTGCCTGCCGACGGCCCTGCTGCTGTTGCTGCTGCGTCGGCCCAAGGCTGCAGGCCAGCCCGCATCCGCGGAACACGCCGTGCTCGATTGA
- a CDS encoding HlyD family secretion protein: MLNHANTDADEVVLDASPEKPVTPAPRREAAPPPVAAATAAAPPPAAAAAPARKRRGGMRRLLMLGGVAVVIVGAGWFWVNGGRYVSVDDAYVHADKLLVATDVSGIVQAINVKEGEHVEAGDVLFRLDPKPFQYALAGAQADRDSAALDVMSMEADYQRMLSDVAAQEAMVDLDQAQFERLQTLVKSDSVSKSAFDQARYSLETDQKKLESLRRVAKVMLARLKGDPSLPPEKAPAYLKAQAQVDEFQRQLDHTVVRAPFTGTVTEVDSLQPGQYLAADSPAFALVSSDNVWIEANAKETDLTDVKEGDPAEVSVDTYPGLVWQGRVSSISPASGAEFSVLPAQNASGNWVKVVQRIPVRIAVRQPADAPPLRAGMSVVAEIDTGHTRHLSDLWSGFLPSAAARPSAAAAPETAKTTAH; this comes from the coding sequence ATGTTGAATCACGCGAATACCGATGCCGACGAGGTCGTTCTCGATGCGTCGCCCGAAAAGCCGGTGACGCCGGCGCCGCGCCGCGAGGCGGCCCCGCCGCCTGTGGCTGCAGCCACCGCTGCCGCGCCACCCCCGGCCGCAGCGGCGGCGCCCGCGCGGAAGCGGCGCGGCGGCATGCGCCGTCTGCTGATGCTCGGTGGCGTCGCCGTCGTCATCGTCGGAGCCGGCTGGTTCTGGGTCAATGGCGGTCGCTATGTCTCGGTCGACGATGCCTATGTCCATGCCGACAAGCTGCTGGTGGCGACCGATGTCTCTGGCATCGTGCAGGCGATCAACGTCAAGGAAGGCGAGCACGTCGAGGCCGGGGACGTGTTGTTCCGTCTCGACCCCAAGCCGTTCCAGTACGCGCTCGCCGGTGCGCAGGCCGATCGGGATTCCGCTGCGCTCGACGTGATGTCGATGGAGGCCGATTATCAGCGCATGTTGAGCGACGTCGCCGCGCAGGAGGCGATGGTGGATCTGGACCAGGCGCAGTTCGAGCGGCTGCAGACACTGGTGAAGAGTGATTCGGTTTCGAAGTCTGCCTTCGATCAGGCCCGCTACAGCCTTGAGACGGATCAGAAGAAGCTCGAATCGCTCCGGCGGGTCGCGAAGGTGATGCTGGCGCGGCTGAAGGGCGATCCTTCCCTGCCGCCGGAGAAGGCCCCGGCCTATCTCAAGGCGCAGGCTCAGGTGGATGAATTCCAGCGCCAGCTCGACCACACCGTGGTGCGCGCGCCGTTCACGGGCACTGTCACCGAGGTCGACAGCCTCCAGCCGGGCCAGTATCTGGCCGCCGATTCGCCGGCGTTCGCCCTCGTTTCGAGCGACAATGTCTGGATCGAGGCGAATGCCAAGGAGACCGACCTGACGGACGTCAAGGAAGGCGATCCGGCGGAGGTCTCCGTCGACACCTATCCCGGCCTGGTCTGGCAGGGACGGGTTTCCAGCATCAGCCCAGCGAGCGGCGCGGAGTTCTCCGTCCTGCCGGCCCAGAACGCGAGCGGCAACTGGGTGAAGGTCGTGCAGCGCATCCCTGTGCGTATCGCCGTGCGACAACCTGCCGATGCGCCGCCGCTGCGGGCGGGCATGAGCGTGGTCGCTGAGATCGACACCGGTCACACCCGCCATCTTTCCGATCTCTGGAGCGGCTTCCTGCCCTCGGCCGCGGCACGGCCCTCCGCGGCGGCGGCGCCCGAAACGGCGAAGACGACGGCCCATTGA
- the rpmG gene encoding 50S ribosomal protein L33, with product MAKATTIKIKLLSTADTGYFYVTKKNSRTMTDKLVQRKYDPVAKKHVEFREAKIK from the coding sequence ATGGCCAAAGCCACGACCATCAAGATCAAGCTGCTGTCGACCGCCGACACCGGCTATTTCTACGTGACCAAGAAGAACTCCCGCACCATGACCGACAAGCTGGTGCAGCGGAAGTACGATCCGGTTGCGAAGAAGCACGTCGAATTCCGCGAAGCCAAGATCAAGTGA
- a CDS encoding response regulator, which translates to MTKTVLIVEDNELNMKLFHDLLEAHGYATLQSRHGREALEIVRARRPDLIVMDIQLPEISGLDVTKSIKADPDLKSIPVIAVTAFAMKGDEERIRQGGCEAYLSKPISIAKFLETIRSFLKDEAA; encoded by the coding sequence ATGACCAAGACCGTTTTGATCGTGGAAGATAACGAGCTCAATATGAAGCTCTTTCACGACCTGCTGGAGGCGCACGGCTATGCCACGCTTCAAAGCCGCCATGGCCGCGAGGCCCTGGAAATCGTGCGCGCCCGCCGGCCGGACCTGATTGTCATGGATATCCAGTTGCCGGAGATCTCCGGCCTGGACGTCACGAAGAGCATCAAGGCGGACCCGGATCTGAAGTCGATCCCGGTGATCGCCGTCACGGCCTTCGCCATGAAGGGCGACGAGGAGCGCATCCGACAGGGCGGCTGCGAGGCCTATCTTTCCAAGCCGATCTCGATCGCGAAGTTCCTGGAGACCATCCGCTCCTTCCTGAAGGATGAAGCGGCCTGA
- a CDS encoding DUF3572 domain-containing protein, whose protein sequence is MPPRDSINRERNGGARREWAETLAIGALGFLAADQERLERFLALSGLSPETLRAAAEAPGFFAGVLEYLLADESLLHVFCAHADESPADVVTAHATLIRSA, encoded by the coding sequence ATGCCCCCAAGGGACTCGATAAATCGTGAACGAAATGGCGGCGCCCGTCGCGAGTGGGCCGAAACGCTGGCGATCGGTGCCCTCGGCTTCCTCGCCGCGGATCAGGAACGACTGGAGCGATTCCTTGCGCTGTCGGGCCTGAGCCCGGAGACCTTGCGCGCGGCGGCAGAGGCGCCGGGCTTCTTCGCCGGCGTGCTCGAATATCTCCTGGCCGACGAAAGCCTGCTTCACGTGTTCTGCGCCCATGCGGACGAGAGCCCGGCCGACGTCGTCACTGCCCACGCTACGCTCATCCGCAGCGCCTGA